The genomic DNA aatgtgattttctggatttttgttttagattccatctctcacaagtgaagtgtacctatgataaaaattacagacctctacatgctttgtaagtagggaaacctgcaaaatcggcagtgtatcaaatacttgttctccccactgtataaaccccagtcatactttatcaaatgccttttcgaagtctgctatgaatagcaggcctggtttcccagatttgtcatagtgttctattgtttccagtacttgccttatattatctccaatgtatcttccatgtaaaaaacctgtctgattagaatgaataatgtccgacaatacctttttaattctatgcgctatacattttgctataatttttgcatcacaacactgaagtgtaaggggcctccaatttttttaatggactggatctttatattttccacttgtatcctgtttcagtaataatgaaatcagaccttcttcttgagtgtctgataatctaccatttacataagagtggttaaaacatgctaataccggtcctctgagtatatcaaaaaaggtttggtatacctcgactggtatgccatccaaccctggagttttcctggacttaaagtctttaattgcatccagaagttcctcctctgtaatttcaccttcacattagtatttctgtatggctgttaattttacattatcaatagaaacaaaatctctacaattagcttcatttagaggagatggaggcgactgaaatgaaaacatatgcttaaagtatgCATTTTTCTTAATGAGAAGGAGGAAAACCGAGGCGAAATCAGTATGTTCAGCCCTCCTTTAAACTAGCCACTGCCTACAAATGCTAATATTAGCATTTTTGAACCAAAACCCCATCTAAGTCAATCTACCACACAGCATGTTTTAAATGTCATGTCCACATCATCTGAAAGTAATTTTAAATCAAGTCAGTTAGCAACATAATCAACATAAGAGATGATTTGGGCATGTTATTTTAAATCAATGATTCCAAATGAGCACAAAAAGAAAGTTGTTTTGTCTGTACCTAAAAACGCCTTGAAACAGGTTTGATTGAGAGGGGCCCAAACTAACATACCACAATGGGGTTGAAAAACAGGTTTGTTGACTTAGAGAAAGGATAACAAGACAAAAAGAATACATCTTAAAAAGAAATAAAACAGCTACAAAAAAATCTAATTCTAAATAGTCTGCCATACTTTAGAGAAAAAGTGGTTTAATTCAGAGCCTTTCATTTACTGCATCCAAGTTCAGAGTCAACTGAGATATTTCCACATATTAATTTAAACTTGTTGATTATACTATATACCAGTCCCTGTCATACAGTAAAATACATTACCAGAACATAACCTAATCCCAGTCAATATGGTTGATGTTAATGTATTTATAAACCCTTTACAACCCACTTAAAGGATACCTCAATGTGAAGTGTTACCAATGTCACTCACTTTTAAAAATCATAGATATTCCTTTAAAATTAGAGTACAAACTTGTATGACATATATTTATGTACCTCCATTTTAAGTTACCTCACTGCCTTAAAATTAACAAGTTAACAGTCAACAAGTAGGCTATACAGACGTCTGATGAATCAGTCATGATTATGAAACTGGATCGGTGACTGGAGGGGAGGTGCGGAGTGTGGTGAGTGTGGTGGGTTCAGGGCTAGTGGAGGGTTGTTGCTGGTCTCCACACTGGGCGCCGCTACATTTTGTCACACGTTTCACTGTTATCTTCAGAGGTCCAAGGGCATTACTGCCGATTTGCTTCAAGAACTGAAATACAATACATATATTGTGATGTATGTGCTACTGTAAATGTGTAAAAACAATAAAtcaaatacaattatctgtacaTGTACAGCTTCCTCATCTTATTGGTAAATCTATACATTTACAGGGGAATCTATAGATTTACCAGATAGATAAATACTTTTCTATATATCCTGGTAAATGTGTAAAGAGAGGCCTTTTTGAACATCAGTAGGATATTATGCAGGCAGATAGTAGCATGGTTCTGCGTGTATGGGGCAAAGTTACATTTCGGGCCAAATAAGTAACTTGGGTATTTTAGAGCAACAGAAAGCTCTTGGTGAGATCTATCTAGGTCAAACCAACACTATCAATCATGTTGATTTTGCTCTCCTGTCAAGTTTTCTCACCGAACCTCCAGCATACTGCTCTTCATGCCTCATAGCTAACTCTTCTGAAGCAAAACGGAACAAAAAAGTAATTAATCTAACACATGCAAGCAGAAAACTGATTTCAAACACAAAAGCAGGTCCTTGTCCTGGGTGGATCTAACCTATCGCTTTCTAACCCATCGCTTGCACGCACACCCATGACAGTATCTGCCTGCAGTAGCCCACCACTGTTCAAAAGGCTTCTCTTTACACATTTAGCAGATTCTCTTGGCCAAGTCTAAAGATTCACCAGCATGACTGGGAATCTATAGATTTACAGTTTCTAACCATTTACCGTAACGTTGggaatttcaatcaatcaatttaattttaattCATTCAAATTCTGCATCCTGTTTACCATTTCAATTCAAAATTAGAAAAGGAATTGGAATTTATCAAGCATTCGCAATTCAATTCTGAATTGACATCAACCCTGACTTACAGACAGGGAGAAGACAGACAAAGGTCAAATCAGATAGATTGTCAACATACCTCCTCAATGTTTGAAACGATTCCATCGTTATCAAGATTTTCATAGCTGGATAACTTCACCACTGCATGTGCAAACGTGGTCAGGTCTGAGGAAGATGGAAGTGATGAGACACATAAATAGTTAACATCAATGTTCAGGGAGTGGATCAAACTCAATACAAACTAGAACTACAAACATGTCGTACTATATATTTCCACATTTCTGCAACACTGTGATTTTTGGATCCCTTcccttgtacagtgccttcagaaagtattcacaccccttgactttttccacattttgttgtgttacagcctgaatttaaaattgattaaattgagattttgtgtcactggtttacacacaatacaccataatgtcgaagtggaattatacatttttacaaattaataaaaaatgaaaagctgaaatgtcttgagtcaataagtattcaacccctttgttatggtaagcctaaataagttcaggtgtaaaaatgtgcttaacaagtcacataataagttgcatggactcactctttgtgcaataatagtgtttaacatgatatttgaatgactatctcatctatgtaccccacacatacaattatctgtaaggtccctcagtcgagcagtgaatttcaaacacagattcaaccacaaagactagcaaggttttccagtgcctcgcaaagaagggcacctattggtagatgggtaaaaaaaaaagcagacattgaatatccctttgagcatggtgaagttattaattacactttggatggtgtatcaataaacccagtcactacaaagatacaggcgtccttcctaactcagttgccggagaagaaggaaacagctaagggatttcaccaagaggccaatggtgactttaaaacagttacagagtttaatggctgtgataggagaaaactgatgatggatcaacaacagtgtagttactccacaaaactaacctaaatgacagagtgaaaagaaggaatcctgtacagaataaaaatattccaaaacatgcattcagtttgcaacaaggcactaaattcactttatgtcctgaatacaaagtgttatgtttgtggtAAATCcagtacaacacattactgagtacctaccactctccatatttggTGGTGGATGGGGTCGAAATGATAATTATTGTACACTAATAACAATTGATTAAATATGAATCTGTTATGACAAATCAAGAGGCACCAGTCAGAATGAACAGTCTTAGCAATGCTGACCCTTAGTAACCCTCAGGTTAATATGAGGATTATAGGCCTAATAATGAAGTTAATACCTAAAGGAATGCTTTCCTTTGATCTTTTAGAGCTTGTTCTGCACATTGTACAACACACTATAAATGTATATGAATAACATGACGATGATTGGGAATGTTTCAAAATTGGGATGATGCATTAGGATCTTTACGATGACAGATAGAAACAGTACATGCCATGCTCAGGAAGTAGATGAAGTTGAATACAATATAATGTAGGCTGTATGTTAGTACTGTAAATCCCTTTTAGATCAATAATCTATTAAGAACTAACTAAATTGATGGCAAGCAAACTTTGTCAGTCACATTTGGCCCACAAtgtacataaaacattttttttttaaaagccCACTTACTTGCTGTAGGAATCGATGAGGTTATAGGAGTTGCGGGTGTTGATGTAGAAAACGAATCAAACTGTgatgttgtggttgtggttgtggttgtggatgTAGTCACCATGACATCAGTTGTGGTTGGAGGAGTTGTGGTTGTTGATGTAGTAGTAGGAACCAGGAAAGCAGTTGAGGTTGTAGGAGTTATGGGGTTTAATGTAGTAGTAAGAACCGGGAAAGCAGTTGAGGTTGTAGAACTTGTGGTTATGAGTGCAGACACTGGAACAGCAGTTGAGGTTATAGGAGTTGTGGAGGTTGATGTAGGCACTGGGACAGCAGTTGTGGTtgtaggagttgtggttgtggAAAAAAGAATTGTTGCAGCAAAAACAGATTATCATCAATGCTGATTAAACAAATGTAAAGCCTGTCGCACAATTTTGCAAAATACTTGGTGTTTACCACTCAATCCCAAATGTTTGAAATGCTGTGGAATTTGAATACAGTGGAGGATGTGTTGCCACAGAAAATATAGCCTAAACGTCCAATAATAAGTTAATGCTGTCATAACAAAAACAGAGAATTGTTACAGTCATGTCATTGCAACAGTGGTATGCTGTTAGACTGAATGCAAAcaagcttctcttctcttttactacCACCAGTTGACTGGGAAAGGTTGACATTTAATTTAGGTTTTGAAGAACATGtagggctctattttcggctggcaTTAAAGGCAGGGGGCGCTGGTATCAAAGCGCTCTGCTATTTTTCCAACCCTGGCGCCAGGATTggtaatttacctgtcttatatcagctcgcttgcgctgaggtgggaggggtggacatatttgaggtgtgtccttaaaaaacGTGGGCCAATTGTGCCAATTTCAAGCAGCTGTTGATATTTAAGACTCACAAAAAGCTGGTCTTAGCAGTAAAACAATTGGTTATGGCATCGATTTTGCCAGCGGAGGCTCACATTAGCCTAATCAGTAGCCTATAAAcaaatgttttattaaaatatCACGAGCAGCAAAACAGTCAACAGGCATTCCCGTTTTTTCTCTATATTGGACATTATTTTTGTCCATGCAGcttctgtgaaaagtttggactcaTTTGGCCTGTATgcgataacctgcctaaatgactaccgacccatagcactcacgtctgtagcaagggcttgtaagtaagcgtttcactgtaaaatttgatttgatttgatgcccaTTGAATgaaaggtcccctgtagctcagttggtagagcatggcgcttgcaacgccagggttgtgggttcgttatcacacgggggggccagtatgaaaatgtatgcgctcgctaactgtaagtcgctctggataagagcgtctgctaaatgactaaaatgtaaatgtgtcagtGACTTTAGGAAGTCTGTTTAGGAACTGCTTAT from Coregonus clupeaformis isolate EN_2021a chromosome 11, ASM2061545v1, whole genome shotgun sequence includes the following:
- the LOC121576517 gene encoding integumentary mucin C.1 isoform X2, with the translated sequence MLYMIIFVGTFGLSSGQSTTLPTSTSTTPITSTAVPVSALITTSSTTSTAFPVLTTTLNPITPTTSTAFLVPTTTSTTTTPPTTTDVMVTTSTTTTTTTTSQFDSFSTSTPATPITSSIPTANLTTFAHAVVKLSSYENLDNDGIVFLKQIGSNALGPLKITVKRVTKCSGAQCGDQQQPSTSPEPTTLTTLRTSPPVTDPVS
- the LOC121576517 gene encoding cell wall protein DAN4 isoform X1 — encoded protein: MLYMIIFVGTFGLSSGQSTTLPTSTSTTPITSTAVPVSALITTSSTTSTAFPVLTTTLNPITPTTSTAFLVPTTTSTTTTPPTTTDVMVTTSTTTTTTTTSQFDSFSTSTPATPITSSIPTANLTTFAHAVVKLSSYENLDNDGIVSNIEEFLKQIGSNALGPLKITVKRVTKCSGAQCGDQQQPSTSPEPTTLTTLRTSPPVTDPVS